ACGTGGTCATACTTAAGttttgtactttgttcttttatttcttctacttcaagtgatttatatatatatgtatatataagattaataaatcttataaaatataatatttgtagttattggatattaattttaatcttgcaatactgattccaaaatggaaggtaatggttaaaaaaataaaagattaatataTACAGTGATTCCAACAATATAAATCAAAAGGTCACTAGATGCAAACCAAACTCTGAATAACTGAAAAATCAAAACTACTCCCAGAgaacaaataatgaaaacataATTTTCTCTTCTTAGCAAAGAGGTGAGAAGGGTAGAATGTTTTGGATACAAAGTCAGATGTATTTATTctattagtgattttttttgtatatttgcttaactttttctttcttaggaGGCATGGTCCAGTTCTGTGTGAAGAGGTGAGGTGAGGTAAAAGGGATTTTACAGAATtgctagagatataaaaacagaaagcATCAATAAACCTTTGTATGTTCAGTGAAGGGATTAAACTAGTTATTATCCTCATCTATACTCATTTCATAAGAAAATAGATCAGGATTGGGAAAGATTGAACTTTGTACTTCTCCTTTGGTTCTTCCTTcaaataacttaaattttttattttttctttaaaccattTCTCTCAATGTTTGGGATCCAATATAAAGGAAATAGCAGCATCTAGTAATTACataagcactttaagatttgcagggTGACTTATAGATATCTTTTCAAAATCATAGTAGGGATTTGGGAGATGGGAATTATTATTTCCagttttcagttgaggaaactgagacagcaagccaattgacttgtccaggatcacagtcAATGAATAACCGAGGCTGAGTTTGAatatagtttggtttttttttttttactgcaaaATGAATGCTCTCTATTTTGTATCAAGTTGCCTCAAAATAGTAAATCATTACTGAAAACTTCTAAAAGTGAAATAGGTTGTAATTAATAAAATAGTAGGACTAATgatataatattctttattttctttgatttttaaataaaaacactttaaaaattctctttgatGTTATAATGATTTatgagttttttatttcttttcctcatttggaagTTGGGGCTATGCTTACCTTCCCAAGGGTTTTGAATGggagagaaaatgtgaaaaaaaaaatagtctgatTTCAGGTAAATCTATTTGTATTGTCTGCCTAAGTAGTTATTTCTACTTctacaaaataaagaatttttttccacaaaattgTAGTACATACAATCAGGTAGAGCAGTggagagtgccaggtctggattAGGTagtctcctcttcctgaattgaaatctggccccagacatttactagcaatgtgaccctgggcaagtcatttaactctgtttgccttagaatcctcatatgtaaaatgagctcgggagggaaatggcaaaccattcagtatctttgcaaagaaaacctttAATGAGATCACGTTGGCtcagaaaaaaactaaacaactcaacaaaaacaacaaaacataaaTACCAACATATTTATGGTAGGTTTTAAAGATCTTCCAAATTCTTCTTTCCTTGTCCATGCCAGTGCCCATGTCTTTCATTTCTATGCTGAAAGTGCATTGTTGTTCATCCATTTCAAGTtgctagaaatatatttaaaacaataaactggatttaaatgtaaaatgtttttggaaattgtgtgtatttttcttcctcaattgAGATATGACATTACCTTACTTATGAGCTGGGCTCTTCACATTAGAATATGTTGATTTTGAAAATGTGACCTTTCTTTTACACATAGAGAATGACCCAAACAAAGCAAAATGGTTCTTTCATCATTTTAGAATCTATTCTGTTATGCACCAATAAAACTCCTTCCCCAAATATCAAGATGTTCTTCAACCATTATGTggagagatttaaaaatagaagaaccATGAATCCATATTCTGAATTAGCGTGAAAAGAAAGCTAATAAAGGATTAAGCCAATATAATGCAAACATTGCCCTTTGCAAATTTTGTTAGTGTGCCAACATGGACACATATTTTACAAGTAGAGCTCATCATATGCTTGTATCTTTTGACATATAGGGAGCTCTTGGTCATTTGTGGGGGAATGAGGGCTTCTAGCCTCTGGCCTTgatgtcttttcctttctccaggcAGGCTGCTAACAGGCTTTCCACAAATCTCCTCTGCCTCCTATGCAATTACCTGTAACCACTGTTAAGCCTTACCACCACCCTCAGGCTAACTTCTGTGCCACCTGCTGCATGTCATATCTACTTCCTAAGACTCCTAAATTGAATTTCATACTCTAAAATTGCTCCTCTTCTGGTCCCCTCAAATGCTCTGCCTCTCTCACAAAGGCAAGAAATAGGGAGCAATGTAAAATGTGGAGGTAAGGATATAGCATTTCTGGAATTGGAGACAACATGTGCAGAAGCATAAAGGCAGGAAATGGAAGGATGTCTGTGAAAAACAGCAGAGCCAGTTCAGAGGGACCATGGAGGACAGAAAGGTGAATAATTTATAATGAGTTTGGAAAGGCTGCTTGGATCCAGGCTGTGAGGGGCTTTAAATCACAAGTAAGAAAAAGAGTCAGCACATGCACACAGGAACTCATACCTGGCTCAGGAGTTTGGAAGGTCAAAGAATATGACACAGAGATTGAGGAGGGAAAAGACCATTGAAACTTTACCCATTTGAGGCTCTTTAGAGTAGAGTTGGGATATATTAAAAAGGAACTTTCTACATTCCACATGATGTTATTGAATGCCCCCAGATTTCACTAGCAAAGGAGAGATCGTCCTTCCCAGGTAGAGAAATTAGGCTATACTTTGTGACTGAGAATAATGGATCTGCAGAAATAGTGTTTTGGGGTGGCacctgggtggttcagtggtttgagagccagatctagagacaggaggtcctaggttcaaatctggcctcagaaacttcctagatgtGATACCCTGGGTAAGTCTAACCCCAATTGTCAGGCTTACcagccttctgccttggaaccaacatacacagtattgaatctaagatgaaaggtaagggtttaaaaatgagaaatagtgTTGTGAGATACAAGACAAGAATACACAAGTAGTACGCTATCTTCCCAGGGTGGATATCTAGTATAAGAGTGCCAAAACTTTCCCAGACTTCATGGCCCTTAGATAGACTACACTCAGCATATAAAtctaaaaactaaaacaaaatagttttaaaattaattttcataaacTACAGaacctattttattttccttaacacAAATGATTTTTGAATAATTCAGTAGAACAACATGATCATTTAACAACATTCTTTGGACATTTTTGAGAAACTTCTCATATCCCCAATAGTATATGTACTTCAGGTTGGGAACCTCTACTTTACCATATGATAATTAACCTCCAAAGATTTGCTAAACCTCAAAACTACTGAATTGAATTGCATTGAATCAGCCAATCATCTTCAAATGTGCCATTAATGtaaatgtttctattttataTGGGTAGACAATCTTGCCCAAGATGTCCATCTGTtccattccttttctctcctattttttttaGGTGGATAAAAGACTTAATTCTTAATTCCAATTAATCTGGAGATTTATAATAGAAAGGAATACTAGAACTGaaacagaaatcagaggaaaTTTAACAGAAACAATCCTTTAATAAAATTgtctttttataatattaatattattatattattgttatatgtattattaatatatattataatattaatatattataactccctataataaaaaataaaaaataaaaaatgtcccTTATGGGTGTTATTTACTTGAAAATCTCTAAtaagaaataaatcaaaagtcTCTCACAACCAAATGACTGTCTCTAGCAGAATGCTACCATCCTTTTGAGAAACTATGACTATTGGTGATCTTTTATCTTGCATGGAAAATCAGTGTGGccctcttccttttccagatctTAATACTATTTCTTCCATTTGAGGCTCAATTCCTGATCTTTTCTACAGGAAAGCCATTGAATGATCTAATCATCTTCAAAAGGGCTGTTGATGAGATTGTTTATATCTTATTTGGTAGACATTTTGTTCAAGATTTCCATCTGCTACATTCCTTTCTCTCAACAAATAAGATGACACTAAAGTTAATCCATCTATTTGCACTCAATCTCTCCTGAGTCCTGTAAGGTCTAGCTTCAGTAAGATACACTAAAGTAGTGACTCATAGCAGTGATTCTAGCTCTCAGAGAAGTTGAGGCTAGATTATTGCTTGAGCTTTGAAGTTCTGAATTGAGTAGCTAAGTCAATCAGGTTAGTTAATAAGTCTAGCATCAATATGATAAACCACCAGAAGTATGTATGGAGGGGCTTGGGACCATTTTGTCTAAGGAAAGGAAAACTAGGCAGTAAGCTGAGCAGATCAAAATTCTCATACAAATCAGGAGAATTGGACAGGATTTTCAGCCTGGGAGAGATGTGGCAAGTATCTTTATCATCACAATACCACTCCAAGTAGAGTCCTTGTCAAgtttgttttaaaacatttaaggAGCATAGATGACCTCCAGCCTCTGCCCTTGATACCCTTTCCTTTTCCCAGGCAGAATGAGGGGAGGTTTCCCCAAAACTCCTCAATCTCATATTCTGCATTCAAACACATGATCTCATCATGATACAGACTGCTAGTACCTGTAACCACTGCCTTGGCTTCCATATCACCACACACAAGTTAACTTCCATCCCACCTATTGTGCATCACGTCTACTTCTGGAAGCTTCTAAATTAGATTTTGGTCCCTAAAATTGCTACTCTTCAAGTTCTCTCACAGTGTCCTGGACGCActggaaaaggcaagaaaaaaaaagaagaatctttcCTCAAAGGTGAAATATTGTTTCTATCATGCTCCTCTCACTTCTAAAATCCTGCCATGGGTAGGAAGGTCTAGAACAGAGACAACAATGAACCTTTTAGGAAGTCAAAATGAGAATAAATACAGTTCTTAATTAATAGTTCAGTCTCTTTTATCTATAGCAAAGCCATGTTGAATATGAAACAGCAAAATAGAATTTTCTGCATACCATTTAATGCAGAACGAATTAGAGTGGTATACAAGAAGAAATCTGTACATCAGCTCTGAGAATTTTGCTTACAAGAACCTTGAGGGCAAAATTTGTGAGAAGTTTTCCCTCCTGCCAGGAGCCTGCCCAGCAGGCTAAGCTTTCCGTGGGCAGGACAGCTAAGAGGTTGAGAAGCAGTGAGAACAGCCAGAGACTCAGTAGGCTTGCAGAGAGTTGTTCTGGTCTGCCATCTGCAGactaatttttatacttttttcttaagattacatcaatgctggcatgaattccattcccaccatacatttttttcttagatacaatgtattaagtcatacattaactttgttattACCAGCTTTTCATTTTCCAGTAAAGTTCCATATTTTCCAAgctgtgtttgacatatctcttgggctacagtagTGGAAAAGTACAGGAGACACTTTCGCCATATATCATTCATTGTTCTTGATGAGAATGTGTATGAGAATGAGAGATCTACATTGGGGTTTTAAAaactttaacattaactcactatttgctggtttgttttgAAGTAACTTCTAGAGGAATTTCAGTATTTACTatatgtaaaggtgggaatttcctaggagtttgtagggggcctgtaagggctctaataatagcctataatgttcttctgtatttccctggggctgagtgggGATATTGGTTATAACAATTCCACTAAGGAGTGTTAATAAGAGAGAAGACATGCAGGGGAATCTTGAGTGGGGGAAACCATTCTCCCTAGAACCTCACTCTGCAGTTCTAGGACCCCATCTCTGACCTTGCCATTCAGAAGGGGTTTGATGGCCCTCTgtacactccccccacccctatCATTAGTCTGGGTCATTGATAGGGAACAAATTTCAAAACATATACTTCCACATGGTGCAAGCAAGAGAAATAGAGCGTGCTATGAGAACTGCCATCAAAGAAAAGGATGTGATAAATGAAGATGATCAATTCTGGCACCTTTTACTTCTTCAAAACAAGTCTCTCATTTGCTTAGTTTCCATATGAATTCCAGTGCAATGATTATCATCAATATTAAACTTTTTCAACATGAGTGAAACTTCAACTTAAAAATGAAGATTACCTAATCcatttactttacatttatttaaattgCATAAATTAAAAACTCCTTTATAAGGAGTCCTCTGTAATGAAGTAAAATAGGTgagcaaaattaattttatttaaaataagtaaaaattaatattacaatGATTTCATCTAAAAGTGCATGTAACTTTTCAAATAGAGAGCACCCTTTcatctttgttttaaaatgaactgaaatctatcctctcttccttctaCCTCTATTCTCCAGGGAAAGAGACCAAAAATTTCTTTTAAcaaatagtcaaacaaaacaaattttctcaATGCATATATACAGATGTTAGTTATATAGTTGTATATGTGtagtattaaatatatgtatatgtgtgtatatatatatacatatatatatatatatatatcagtatatGAGGAAATTAGGTTGTATAGTATAAAAGGTACTACActagttaggaagactcatcttcctgagttccagtctGACCTCAGTAGATTTGATTttgggtaaattacctcagcaagctagtgtttgataaaactCGAGgataagaactcaatatttgacaaaaactgctgggaatattggaaaagaatatggcaaaaattaggtttagaataATGTCTCATACGAAaaaccaagatatggtcaaaatgggtacatgatttaaacTTAAAGAAAGACATTATAAGAAAATTTCAGTCAcaactgaaatgtctgaacaacaagaagaacaaCAAATATCAGTATATAAACATTCACATATATGCCCAACTCTGAACTCTAAATTTGCAAAATTTTTGTGAATTTTCAAAGGCCTGTGTAAGAATTTCACAGGGAAAGTATGCCTTGGCTAAAGTCTACACTGAAAGAAGGCACTTATATCTAATATTATAGATAttaaagtaagagttttttattGATATTGTGACCTCTGACTTTTTATTGACTTTGTAACTGCATTTCCCACTTGTCTGTAGTTAATAGAACATCTAAAGGAACTGATATGGGTAGATATTTGGAGATTGTCACGACTTATTTTTCTATTGCTTAATGCATCAGAGGTGACAAAAATCACTATCATTTATACAGGTGACATCATTGAGGATCAATTCAGAGGTAAACTGTTAGGAGTCTCTTGCCTCAAATGAGAGACTAAACACTTGTTTTCAAAATAACTATCTAAATAATGATTActggaggaaaaagaaatctattcTCATAGTTCACACCTTATACTACAGGGATTCTAGCTCAGGGCCTTTCAGAGGTGGAGTTCCCCTGGCTGACTTTTAGAACTCAGAGGATTTAGGACATAACTTTGATCTGACAAGATGGGGAAGGGGATGTTAATAAAAGATGTCCTTTGAAATGGGCAACAACTGCACGATTTATTGTTGTTTCCCTAAGAAAGTTTCTCAGAAATACAGCTTAGAAGATCAAAAGactattttctcaaatatttggGTCAAAGATAATTGCTTGCTCTTTGATAAACTATCAATGCTGCTCTCTGAGATATTTCCACAACTTCTGGGGAATGATAATTAAATAGGAAATGGTTCATCTTGCTTTGAAAATGTAATTGGTATTTTTTTGTATAGACATTAACTTAAGGTATTATTTTCCAATAAAGCCATTGGATGTTTCAATGGTGAGCTCTGTGTGAGCATAAAAGCACCCTAGAAATACTGCAAGTTTCCAAGAGAAGAATCATGAGTGAGAGCAATGGGATTCAGCCAGCAGCTGTGCAGCTCTGCTATGAAAATGTCAATGGCTCTTGCATTCAGACTCCCTACTCCCCAGTACTCCGAGTCATCCTCTACCTGGCCTTTGGCACTGGGGTTGTGCTGGCTGTCTTGGGAAACCTTCTGGTCATGATTTCAATCCTTCACTTCAGGCAGCTGCATTCTCCAGCCAACTTCCTCATTGCCTCCTTGGCTTGTGCTGACTTTCTGGTGGGAGCCACTGTGATGCCCTTCAGCATGGTGAGGTCTGTGGAGAGTTGTTGGTACTTTGGCAACAGTTACTGTAAACTTCATACTACTTTTGATGCAGCATTTTGTTACACTTCCCTTTTTCACTTGAGCTTCATCTCTATTGATAGATATATTGCTGTCACTGACCCTCTCATCTATCCAACCAAGTTCACATTCTCTGTCTCTGGGCTGTGCATAGCTCTCTCCTGGACCATCACAATGACTTACAGTGGGTCTGTTTTTTACACAGGTGTCAATGATGATGGACTGGAGGAGTTAGTAAGTGCTCTCACTTGTGTGGGAGGCTGTCAGATTGCTGTGAATCAGAACTGGATCCTAATAGATTTTCTGTTGTTTGGTATACCCAGCCTCATTATGATTATTCTTTACTCTAAGATTTTTCTAGTAGCTAAAGTGCAGGCTAGAAAGATTGAAAGCACAGGTAGCACAGGGGAATCTTCATCTGCAGACAGTTACAAAGCCAGAGTGtccaagagggagagaaaagcagCCAAAACACTGGGCATAGCTGTGATTGCATTCATGATTTCATGGTTACCCTACACAATCGACTCATTAATTGATGCTTACCTTGGCTTCATCACCCCTGCCTATGTTTATGAGATTtgttgttggtttgcttattatAACTCAGCAGTGAATCCCCTGATTTATGGTTTCTTTTACCCTTGGTTTCGAAAGGCTATAAAACTCATCATCACTGGCAAAATCTTAGAGAATGGCTCTTCAAGCATGAATTTGTTTTCTGAACAAGAATGAAGGTTAAAATGTGGAATTTTACTGTGAATGTCTtctgatatttataattttctgaattatttttattcattcataattGCCAAGTGActgatattaaaattaataaactaGCAACACCTTTCAGAGAAGGTTAAAAAAGAGCTATTCT
The window above is part of the Gracilinanus agilis isolate LMUSP501 chromosome 4, AgileGrace, whole genome shotgun sequence genome. Proteins encoded here:
- the LOC123246600 gene encoding trace amine-associated receptor 8a-like — encoded protein: MEDRKLIEHLKELIWVDIWRLSRLIFLLLNASEVTKITIIYTGDIIEDQFRALCEHKSTLEILQVSKRRIMSESNGIQPAAVQLCYENVNGSCIQTPYSPVLRVILYLAFGTGVVLAVLGNLLVMISILHFRQLHSPANFLIASLACADFLVGATVMPFSMVRSVESCWYFGNSYCKLHTTFDAAFCYTSLFHLSFISIDRYIAVTDPLIYPTKFTFSVSGLCIALSWTITMTYSGSVFYTGVNDDGLEELVSALTCVGGCQIAVNQNWILIDFLLFGIPSLIMIILYSKIFLVAKVQARKIESTGSTGESSSADSYKARVSKRERKAAKTLGIAVIAFMISWLPYTIDSLIDAYLGFITPAYVYEICCWFAYYNSAVNPLIYGFFYPWFRKAIKLIITGKILENGSSSMNLFSEQE